One genomic segment of Caldimonas brevitalea includes these proteins:
- a CDS encoding PEP-CTERM sorting domain-containing protein has protein sequence MRPLCASLAVLCLSLSDAAFAQHDATSRVYLSQPQIMITDLDPTDLYGPDNVFLGSTNYAGQVYVLQYDGSRWIWPVEGEGWDPTRDDWLPRGGAYGNHSARISGPFAKDPWSGGGLMQGTSSESNYIYSGDLTIGPNTVNPDYANGWIPPNMRVTFTADVNVAVAADPCASESVCPYASAWANLRLEDLDGTTWDKTATLNAAVQAGDSFSDAKQLSLVLDNRSLEGVRVNFSWNYGIYGYVSPVPEPSAYALFSLGALALGMRSLFGQRRRAT, from the coding sequence ATGCGCCCGTTATGTGCCTCGCTCGCGGTCTTGTGCCTGTCGCTGTCGGATGCGGCCTTTGCTCAGCACGACGCAACCTCGCGCGTCTACCTGTCGCAGCCGCAGATCATGATCACCGACCTCGACCCCACGGACCTCTACGGTCCCGACAACGTCTTTTTGGGATCCACCAATTACGCTGGGCAAGTTTACGTGTTGCAGTACGACGGCTCACGCTGGATCTGGCCGGTGGAAGGCGAGGGATGGGATCCTACCCGCGACGACTGGCTCCCCAGGGGGGGCGCATACGGGAACCACTCAGCGCGCATCTCGGGGCCTTTCGCGAAGGACCCTTGGTCGGGCGGCGGCTTGATGCAAGGAACTTCAAGCGAGTCGAACTACATTTACTCCGGTGATTTGACCATCGGCCCAAACACTGTCAATCCCGACTATGCCAACGGCTGGATCCCACCCAATATGCGTGTCACCTTTACGGCAGACGTGAACGTTGCAGTGGCAGCAGATCCCTGTGCTTCAGAGTCCGTCTGCCCTTATGCGAGCGCATGGGCCAACCTGCGCTTGGAGGACCTGGACGGGACAACCTGGGATAAGACAGCGACCCTTAACGCTGCAGTCCAGGCGGGCGATTCGTTCAGCGACGCAAAGCAACTCTCACTCGTGCTCGACAACCGCAGCCTGGAGGGTGTCCGCGTCAACTTCTCGTGGAACTACGGTATCTATGGTTACGTCAGCCCTGTCCCCGAGCCCTCGGCGTACGCCCTGTTCTCGCTCGGAGCATTGGCGCTGGGGATGCGCAGCCTATTCGGGCAGAGGCGCCGTGCGACGTGA
- a CDS encoding PEP-CTERM sorting domain-containing protein, with amino-acid sequence MPFPLALWLAPFLLLCSSIAEAGLTIYRSPTAYFAEVGVPREVQTFDGSPPGGAEVAGHFGSLHFDSCGKPGPDICNGEVLWTQDAITHAPSYSGTMFNIFGGHIDTSNTDSPYDSAIAFELFGDTSQTKLYLSMGGLAGDPAYIQSFALNGATGFFGVVSDLGFETFQLVTSDDLEGRHRVYLDTMWLAPVPEPSTAALIGAGWVLAVGAAARRSRRHRVGDHG; translated from the coding sequence ATGCCATTCCCCTTGGCGCTGTGGCTCGCCCCGTTCCTTCTGTTGTGCAGCAGCATTGCCGAAGCCGGGCTGACGATCTACCGCAGCCCGACCGCCTACTTCGCCGAGGTAGGGGTGCCACGCGAAGTGCAGACTTTCGATGGCAGCCCACCCGGCGGGGCAGAGGTTGCAGGTCATTTTGGTTCCTTGCACTTCGACTCCTGCGGCAAGCCCGGCCCCGACATTTGCAACGGTGAGGTGCTGTGGACGCAAGATGCGATCACCCATGCCCCCTCTTACTCGGGCACGATGTTCAATATTTTCGGGGGGCACATCGACACGTCGAATACCGACAGCCCCTATGACTCCGCAATTGCCTTCGAGTTGTTCGGCGATACCAGTCAAACAAAGCTCTATTTGTCGATGGGCGGTCTGGCGGGCGACCCGGCGTACATCCAAAGCTTCGCACTCAACGGCGCCACCGGCTTCTTCGGTGTGGTGTCCGACCTTGGCTTCGAAACCTTCCAGCTCGTCACATCGGACGATCTGGAGGGACGCCACCGCGTCTACCTCGACACAATGTGGCTGGCACCGGTCCCCGAGCCCAGCACGGCGGCCTTGATAGGCGCCGGTTGGGTCTTGGCGGTCGGCGCTGCGGCGCGCCGCTCACGGCGTCATCGCGTTGGGGATCACGGCTAG